From Echinicola soli, a single genomic window includes:
- a CDS encoding helix-turn-helix domain-containing protein, whose protein sequence is MSELLVKNMVCPRCIMAVESILKEKNIPFEQVALGKVTFEKPLEPSKLNELKTHLEKLGFGLIQDIDSRLIERIKNKLHELMLLEEIPASLSLAKYLGDEIGEDYSKMSHLFSSKEGSTIEKYFIKLKLEKAKELLFNQELQLSEIAWKLGYSSVQHLSGQFKKITGMTPSAYKKLKEKPRSGLDQLK, encoded by the coding sequence ATGTCTGAGTTATTGGTGAAAAACATGGTCTGTCCACGCTGTATCATGGCGGTGGAAAGTATATTGAAGGAAAAAAACATTCCTTTTGAGCAGGTGGCTCTAGGGAAGGTTACTTTTGAAAAGCCCCTTGAACCGTCCAAGCTGAACGAACTGAAGACCCACTTGGAAAAACTTGGCTTTGGACTTATCCAAGACATTGACAGCCGCCTCATTGAGCGGATCAAAAACAAACTGCACGAACTGATGCTACTGGAAGAAATCCCCGCTTCCTTAAGCCTAGCCAAATACCTTGGAGACGAAATTGGTGAAGATTATAGTAAAATGAGTCACCTTTTCAGCAGTAAGGAAGGCTCCACCATAGAAAAGTACTTTATCAAACTCAAGCTAGAAAAAGCGAAAGAATTGCTTTTCAATCAAGAATTGCAGCTCAGCGAAATTGCCTGGAAACTAGGGTACAGCAGTGTCCAACATTTATCCGGTCAGTTCAAAAAAATCACGGGCATGACCCCTTCAGCCTACAAAAAGCTCAAGGAAAAACCCCGTTCCGGCTTAGACCAACTCAAGTAG
- a CDS encoding MOSC domain-containing protein, producing the protein MKVQDIYIYPIKSLGGTRLETSQVFIKGLKWDRRWMLVDDSGTFMTQRALHTMALLQVNLTDKGLEVQHKLHPHQKISIPFAPETDRFMEVKVWDDVVSGQIVNPQVDQWFSDILATSCHLVFMPENTSRSIKKKYAVNDETVSFADAMPYLLISQASLDDLNERLEEPVPMERFRPNIVISGCEAFEEDGWELLQIGKCKFKRTKPCARCVMTTVDQQTGIKGKEPLKTLSKYRLSEKKVLFGQNLITLEKGVINVGDQVNVIQ; encoded by the coding sequence ATGAAAGTACAGGACATTTACATTTACCCCATCAAATCCCTTGGCGGAACCCGTTTGGAAACATCTCAAGTATTTATAAAAGGCTTGAAGTGGGACAGAAGATGGATGTTAGTAGATGATTCCGGTACCTTTATGACCCAGCGCGCTCTGCATACCATGGCCCTTCTTCAGGTAAACCTTACCGATAAAGGCCTAGAGGTCCAGCACAAACTCCATCCACACCAAAAGATCAGCATCCCCTTCGCTCCTGAAACGGATCGTTTTATGGAAGTAAAAGTCTGGGATGATGTGGTATCAGGACAAATAGTAAACCCCCAAGTGGACCAATGGTTCTCAGATATACTGGCCACTTCCTGCCACTTGGTCTTTATGCCAGAAAACACTTCCCGATCGATCAAAAAAAAATACGCAGTCAACGACGAAACCGTCAGCTTTGCAGACGCCATGCCTTATCTCCTGATCAGCCAGGCTTCCCTCGACGATCTTAACGAGCGCCTGGAAGAGCCTGTCCCCATGGAGCGTTTTCGCCCCAACATCGTCATCAGTGGATGCGAGGCATTTGAAGAAGATGGATGGGAGCTACTCCAAATCGGAAAGTGTAAATTTAAACGGACTAAGCCCTGCGCACGTTGTGTCATGACCACGGTGGACCAACAGACAGGCATAAAAGGCAAAGAACCCTTAAAAACACTTTCCAAATATCGGCTGAGCGAAAAAAAAGTGCTTTTCGGTCAAAATCTGATCACATTGGAAAAAGGAGTGATTAACGTAGGGGATCAGGTCAACGTCATCCAATGA
- a CDS encoding alanine/glycine:cation symporter family protein, giving the protein MSLLAQEAAPTEELSFGQRIDRSFQPFADAWEGLVLYPIPIAGYDIPIVLILLVSGATFFTVYFGVPGITKMRLSINTVRGKYDDLERNYRDPENPDVIPDEAKGGEVSHFQALATAVSGTVGLGNIAGVAVAIALGGPGATFWMIICGLLGMSTKFVECTLGVKYRDIEDDGTVHGGPMYYLSRGLGHDLKKGRLGQFLGGLFAVLCVGASFGGGNAFQSNQASSQLANLLDINFQTNGFWIGVVLAILVAVVIIGGIKRIATITEKVVPFMAAIYVLASLVILGAHYDYVDDAIGLIIDGAFTPMAGLGGMLGVLIVGFQRAAFSNEAGAGSAAIAHAAVKTKFPASEGVVALLEPLIDTVVVCTMTALVIIFFNIDGGLNNVESIFNYGGDGSGNVVLKESGASLGGVELTTMAYDSVIPHFSYVLTVAIILFAFSTMISWSYYGLQSWKYLFGRSKAADLTYKLLFIAFIIIGASTTLNAVVKFSDAMILALVFPNMIGLFFLFPKVKLELKRYLTAIKTQK; this is encoded by the coding sequence ATGTCGCTTCTTGCACAAGAGGCCGCTCCAACTGAAGAATTGAGTTTTGGACAAAGAATAGACCGGTCTTTCCAGCCTTTTGCAGATGCTTGGGAGGGCTTAGTACTATATCCAATTCCTATAGCTGGATATGACATTCCGATTGTGTTGATCTTGCTTGTTTCCGGAGCTACATTTTTTACAGTTTACTTTGGTGTACCGGGTATCACCAAAATGCGGCTTTCCATCAATACAGTACGGGGAAAATACGATGACTTAGAAAGAAACTATAGAGATCCGGAAAATCCCGATGTGATCCCAGATGAGGCCAAAGGCGGTGAAGTGAGTCACTTTCAAGCTTTGGCTACGGCTGTTTCCGGAACAGTAGGCTTGGGGAATATCGCCGGGGTGGCCGTTGCCATTGCCTTGGGTGGTCCAGGTGCTACTTTTTGGATGATCATTTGCGGTTTGTTGGGGATGAGTACAAAATTCGTGGAATGTACCCTTGGGGTAAAGTACCGCGATATAGAAGATGACGGTACCGTGCACGGTGGGCCGATGTACTACTTGTCACGTGGCTTGGGCCATGACTTAAAGAAAGGCCGTCTTGGCCAGTTTTTGGGAGGGCTTTTTGCCGTGCTGTGTGTGGGGGCTTCGTTTGGAGGAGGGAATGCTTTCCAGTCTAATCAAGCGTCCTCTCAGCTCGCTAACCTGTTAGACATTAATTTCCAAACCAATGGTTTCTGGATAGGGGTAGTCTTAGCGATTTTAGTGGCTGTGGTAATTATCGGAGGAATAAAGAGAATTGCGACCATTACAGAGAAGGTGGTGCCGTTCATGGCAGCCATTTATGTGCTGGCATCATTGGTCATCCTGGGCGCGCACTATGATTATGTGGACGATGCCATTGGGCTGATCATCGATGGTGCATTTACGCCGATGGCAGGTTTAGGCGGTATGCTAGGCGTGCTGATCGTAGGATTCCAAAGGGCGGCATTTTCCAATGAAGCGGGCGCGGGTTCTGCAGCGATTGCCCACGCAGCGGTGAAGACCAAATTCCCTGCAAGCGAAGGAGTGGTGGCCTTATTGGAGCCATTGATCGATACGGTGGTCGTATGTACCATGACTGCTTTGGTGATTATTTTCTTTAATATTGACGGAGGATTGAATAATGTAGAAAGTATTTTTAACTACGGAGGAGATGGAAGTGGCAATGTGGTCCTCAAAGAATCCGGGGCTTCTCTAGGAGGTGTCGAATTGACCACCATGGCTTATGATTCTGTTATTCCCCATTTCTCTTATGTGCTGACTGTGGCCATCATTTTGTTTGCATTCTCCACAATGATATCTTGGTCTTACTACGGCCTCCAGTCCTGGAAGTATCTGTTTGGAAGAAGTAAAGCGGCTGATTTGACCTATAAATTGCTTTTTATTGCGTTTATTATCATTGGCGCTTCCACGACCCTAAATGCAGTGGTGAAATTCTCTGATGCCATGATCCTTGCTTTGGTCTTTCCTAATATGATTGGGCTGTTCTTCTTGTTTCCTAAAGTAAAACTTGAGCTTAAAAGATATTTGACTGCCATAAAAACACAAAAATAA
- a CDS encoding ABC transporter ATP-binding protein, which translates to MSSLWRLNKYLYKYKGYLLLGILFTIISNIFVMIPAQLVRVSIDYVVESFSFYQMFEQGAGTDSIRSAFLDFIFVFGILILAMAFLRGFFLFLIRQTIIVMSRLIEYDLKNEIFAHYQQLPLSFYRKNSTGDLMARITEDVSRVRMYFGPALMYGINLLVLFPLVIGYMLTVNVPLTIYSLLPLPVLSVSIYIVNNMINERSEKIQRSLSGLSTFVQESFSGIRVLKAFVREEDSSQNFAAASEDYKEKSISLTKVQSLFFPLIMGLVGISTIITVYVGGNQVIEGTIGYGVIAEFILYVNMLTWPVTSLGWITSIVQRAAASQTRINEFLDEKNTIISNEQLTDNIQGTVIFKDVSFEYPDSGIKALENVSFSIQSGESLAIIGTTGSGKSTIANLLMRMYDPASGEIIVDDHPIKAYDISHLRKNIGYVPQDVFLFSDSISNNIGFGLDTIPQEIVEQAAKDADVYQNIMDFPAGFETRLGERGITLSGGQKQRVSIARAIAKDPSILLLDDCLSAVDTKTENVILNALKDIMVGRTSIIISHRVSSAKLADKIIVLDDGELVEEGSHEALMAKKGVYAELYEKQTQSGETMEK; encoded by the coding sequence GTGAGCTCACTTTGGAGACTGAATAAATACCTCTATAAATATAAAGGATATCTCCTTTTGGGGATACTCTTTACGATCATTTCGAATATTTTCGTCATGATTCCCGCTCAACTGGTGCGGGTATCCATTGATTATGTGGTGGAAAGCTTCAGCTTTTACCAGATGTTTGAGCAAGGAGCAGGCACGGACAGTATCCGTTCAGCTTTCCTTGATTTTATTTTCGTTTTTGGCATACTGATTCTGGCAATGGCTTTCTTGCGGGGATTCTTCCTCTTTCTGATCAGGCAGACGATCATCGTAATGTCCCGATTGATCGAGTATGACCTAAAAAATGAGATCTTTGCGCATTACCAGCAGTTACCGTTAAGTTTTTACAGAAAAAACAGCACCGGGGACCTAATGGCCAGGATCACCGAAGACGTAAGCCGGGTCCGGATGTATTTTGGTCCTGCATTGATGTACGGCATCAACCTACTTGTACTCTTCCCACTGGTCATTGGCTATATGCTCACAGTCAATGTTCCTCTGACCATTTACTCATTGCTGCCGCTTCCTGTGCTTTCTGTAAGCATATACATTGTCAATAACATGATCAATGAGCGCTCTGAAAAAATCCAACGCAGCTTAAGCGGACTAAGCACCTTTGTTCAGGAATCATTTTCTGGCATCCGTGTGCTCAAAGCATTTGTAAGGGAAGAAGACAGCAGCCAGAATTTTGCTGCAGCAAGTGAAGATTACAAAGAAAAATCCATCAGCCTCACCAAAGTCCAGTCCCTGTTTTTTCCGTTGATCATGGGATTGGTGGGAATCAGCACTATCATCACCGTTTATGTAGGCGGCAATCAGGTGATCGAAGGCACTATTGGCTATGGGGTTATCGCTGAATTTATCCTGTATGTCAATATGCTGACTTGGCCAGTAACCTCTCTAGGATGGATCACGAGCATCGTGCAGAGAGCCGCTGCCTCACAAACCAGGATCAATGAATTTCTAGATGAGAAAAACACCATCATCAGTAATGAGCAGCTTACCGACAATATCCAGGGAACGGTAATCTTCAAAGATGTTTCCTTTGAATATCCTGATTCGGGAATAAAAGCCTTGGAAAACGTTTCTTTCTCCATCCAATCGGGAGAATCACTGGCCATTATCGGCACTACAGGCTCAGGAAAATCCACCATCGCCAATCTCTTGATGAGGATGTACGACCCCGCATCAGGCGAGATCATCGTAGACGACCATCCCATAAAGGCTTACGATATTTCCCATCTCCGCAAAAACATCGGATATGTACCGCAGGATGTCTTCCTTTTTAGCGATAGTATTTCCAATAATATTGGCTTTGGACTGGACACTATTCCACAGGAAATAGTGGAGCAGGCGGCCAAAGATGCTGATGTGTACCAAAACATTATGGACTTCCCCGCAGGATTTGAAACACGGCTGGGGGAACGAGGTATCACACTCAGCGGCGGACAGAAACAGCGGGTTTCCATCGCAAGGGCCATTGCCAAGGACCCTTCCATCTTATTGCTTGACGACTGCCTCTCTGCCGTGGACACCAAAACGGAAAATGTCATTCTAAACGCACTCAAAGACATCATGGTAGGCAGGACATCCATCATCATTTCCCACAGGGTATCATCTGCCAAACTGGCCGACAAAATCATCGTATTGGACGATGGAGAATTAGTGGAAGAGGGTTCACATGAAGCATTAATGGCCAAAAAAGGTGTTTATGCCGAACTCTACGAAAAACAAACCCAGTCGGGTGAAACAATGGAAAAATGA
- a CDS encoding co-chaperone GroES has protein sequence MRLTEDNKLKKLVVVGDRVLVKLKKASEKTSSGLYLPPGVQEKEKVQQGYIMKAGPGYPIPMHVEEDEPWKEKDENVRYVPLQAKEGDLAIFLLTGAHEVIYEGEKFYIVSQNAILMLEREEEL, from the coding sequence ATGCGTTTGACAGAGGATAATAAACTGAAAAAACTGGTGGTCGTAGGTGACCGTGTACTGGTTAAGCTCAAAAAGGCAAGTGAAAAAACTTCCAGTGGGCTTTACCTGCCGCCAGGAGTCCAAGAGAAAGAAAAAGTACAGCAGGGGTATATCATGAAAGCCGGCCCTGGCTATCCAATCCCCATGCATGTGGAGGAAGATGAGCCATGGAAAGAAAAGGATGAAAATGTCCGTTATGTGCCTTTGCAGGCAAAGGAAGGGGATCTGGCTATTTTTCTACTTACAGGAGCACATGAGGTAATCTATGAAGGCGAGAAATTCTATATTGTTTCCCAAAATGCCATTTTGATGCTGGAAAGGGAAGAGGAACTTTGA
- a CDS encoding alpha-ketoacid dehydrogenase subunit alpha/beta: protein MAKKMVFDRKGLSDSDLLLFYEKLLMPRKIEEKMLLLLRQGKISKWFSGWGQEAISTAAVMAMKEDEFLLPMHRNLGIFTGRDVPLDRLFAQFQGKYSGYTKGRDRSFHFGSIDHHIVGMISHLGPQLAVADGIALASKLGAEDKATLVFTGDGATSEGDFHEALNVASVWQLPVIFVVEHNGYGLSTPNEEQFRFKQFIEKGAGYGMDAVKVDGNNVLELYHELSRIVEDIRAHPRPFLVEAMTYRMRGHEESSGTKYVPKAYFEAGSKCDPVSNYEGYLLEIGALSKDTKKAIEKRIAEQIETGLAAAFSSAFPVAGKGEELDVYCPFEVTPRAPGASGTARKRLVDAISDALQMSMRKFPNLVLMGQDIGAYGGAFKVTEGFLDEFGADRVRNTPLCESAIVGVALGLSLKGYKAMVEMQFADFVSCGFNQIVNNLAKIHYRWGQHADVVIRMPTGAGVGAGPFHSQSNEAWFFHTPGLKVIYPSSPHDAKGLLAAAIEDPNPCLFFEHKALYRSITEQVPDDYYTLEIGKANLVKEGSQLTVVTYGMGVHWAKKVIEENEISADLLDLRTLLPWDKECVAHSVKKTNKVIVLHEDCLTGGIGAEIAAWISEHCFEWLDAPVMREGSQDTPVPFAASLEANFLPEQRFREKLLALLRY from the coding sequence ATGGCCAAAAAAATGGTTTTTGACAGAAAGGGACTGAGCGATAGTGATCTGTTACTATTTTATGAGAAGCTGCTTATGCCTCGAAAGATTGAAGAAAAAATGCTTCTCTTACTTCGGCAGGGCAAGATCTCCAAATGGTTTAGTGGATGGGGACAAGAAGCCATTTCCACCGCCGCTGTCATGGCCATGAAGGAGGATGAGTTTTTGCTGCCGATGCACCGGAATCTTGGTATTTTTACTGGCAGGGATGTTCCGTTAGACCGGTTGTTTGCACAGTTTCAGGGTAAGTATTCGGGTTATACCAAGGGACGTGACCGTTCTTTCCATTTTGGATCGATAGATCATCATATCGTAGGAATGATCTCCCATTTGGGTCCGCAGCTAGCGGTGGCCGATGGGATCGCACTGGCCAGTAAACTGGGAGCAGAAGATAAAGCAACGTTAGTGTTTACCGGTGATGGCGCTACTTCTGAGGGCGACTTTCACGAGGCACTAAACGTGGCGTCGGTTTGGCAGCTTCCAGTGATTTTTGTCGTCGAACATAATGGTTACGGACTTTCTACTCCCAATGAGGAACAATTTCGTTTCAAACAGTTTATCGAAAAAGGTGCGGGTTACGGTATGGACGCAGTAAAAGTGGATGGGAATAATGTGCTGGAGCTGTATCATGAGTTGTCTCGAATCGTCGAGGACATCCGGGCACATCCAAGACCATTTTTGGTGGAGGCCATGACTTATCGAATGCGAGGGCATGAGGAATCTTCAGGAACCAAGTATGTGCCAAAGGCTTATTTTGAAGCGGGAAGTAAATGTGATCCTGTGAGCAATTATGAAGGCTATTTGCTGGAGATTGGAGCGCTTAGCAAGGATACCAAAAAGGCCATTGAGAAAAGGATTGCTGAGCAGATAGAGACTGGGCTGGCAGCAGCTTTTTCATCAGCATTTCCTGTGGCGGGAAAGGGGGAGGAGCTGGATGTGTATTGTCCTTTTGAGGTAACTCCCCGAGCACCAGGTGCTTCCGGTACAGCCAGGAAACGATTAGTGGATGCCATTAGTGACGCTTTACAGATGAGTATGCGGAAGTTCCCGAACTTGGTGCTGATGGGGCAGGATATTGGAGCTTATGGTGGGGCATTTAAAGTAACAGAGGGATTTTTGGATGAGTTTGGTGCAGATCGGGTGCGCAATACGCCGCTTTGTGAAAGTGCAATTGTCGGCGTGGCTTTGGGACTTTCCTTAAAAGGCTATAAGGCAATGGTGGAAATGCAGTTTGCGGATTTTGTGAGTTGTGGCTTTAACCAGATCGTGAATAATCTCGCCAAAATCCATTATCGATGGGGACAGCATGCAGACGTGGTCATCAGGATGCCTACCGGAGCTGGTGTAGGTGCAGGGCCCTTTCATTCACAGTCAAACGAGGCATGGTTTTTCCATACACCAGGGCTGAAGGTGATTTATCCATCTTCCCCTCATGATGCCAAGGGGTTGCTTGCAGCAGCCATCGAAGACCCCAATCCTTGTTTGTTTTTTGAGCATAAGGCACTTTATCGATCCATTACAGAACAGGTGCCGGATGATTATTACACCCTGGAAATAGGTAAGGCCAATTTGGTGAAAGAAGGGTCTCAATTGACTGTGGTGACCTATGGAATGGGAGTGCACTGGGCGAAGAAGGTGATCGAAGAAAATGAAATCAGCGCAGATTTATTGGATTTGCGCACGCTGCTGCCCTGGGATAAGGAATGTGTGGCGCATTCCGTGAAGAAGACCAATAAGGTGATCGTCCTTCATGAAGATTGCCTGACCGGTGGCATTGGGGCGGAAATTGCCGCCTGGATCAGTGAGCACTGCTTTGAGTGGTTGGATGCGCCTGTTATGCGTGAGGGAAGCCAGGATACTCCAGTGCCTTTTGCGGCTAGCTTGGAAGCGAATTTTCTGCCTGAACAGCGCTTTAGGGAGAAGCTATTGGCATTGCTGAGGTATTGA
- a CDS encoding Glu/Leu/Phe/Val family dehydrogenase produces MIEVKTEEKVKEASIYGQITSLGHEQLVICYDEPTGLKAIIGVHNTVLGPALGGTRMWNYTSEQEAITDVLRLSRGMTFKAAISGLNIGGGKAVIIGDPKLKNEAFLRRFGRFVESLGGRYITAEDVNMKTRDMEYIAMETSHVTGLPEIHGGGGDPSPVTAYGAYLGMKAAAKKAFGNDALSGKKVAVQGIGQVGRHLIDHLVKEGADIYVTDIFEDRLKEVAEATGATVVAPDEIYDVNMDIYAPCALGATVNDQTIDRLKCSVIAGAANNQLEDEQKHGKLLLDRGVVYAPDFLINAGGLINVYAEYLGGYNREAAYQQAEKIYDTCLAILSKSEKESIPAQQAAIELAWNRIQSIGKVKSSY; encoded by the coding sequence ATGATAGAGGTTAAAACAGAGGAAAAAGTAAAAGAAGCATCCATATATGGACAGATCACTTCTTTAGGACATGAGCAATTGGTCATCTGCTATGATGAACCGACAGGCTTGAAAGCCATTATTGGTGTTCATAACACAGTACTGGGGCCTGCTTTGGGCGGAACCAGGATGTGGAATTATACTTCCGAACAGGAAGCCATTACTGATGTGTTACGTCTTTCAAGGGGGATGACCTTTAAAGCTGCCATTTCCGGCTTGAATATCGGGGGTGGAAAAGCGGTTATTATCGGTGATCCAAAGCTAAAGAATGAGGCATTTCTTCGAAGGTTTGGACGGTTTGTAGAGAGTCTTGGAGGCAGGTATATTACCGCTGAAGATGTAAACATGAAGACCAGGGACATGGAATATATCGCCATGGAGACTTCCCATGTTACCGGCCTTCCAGAAATCCATGGTGGCGGTGGAGATCCTTCTCCTGTTACCGCGTACGGTGCCTATCTGGGAATGAAGGCAGCTGCCAAAAAGGCGTTTGGAAATGATGCACTGAGCGGCAAAAAAGTGGCTGTTCAGGGGATCGGACAGGTCGGAAGACACTTGATAGACCACTTGGTGAAGGAAGGTGCGGATATTTATGTCACTGATATTTTCGAGGACAGGCTGAAAGAAGTGGCCGAAGCTACGGGTGCCACTGTGGTGGCTCCTGATGAAATCTATGACGTAAACATGGATATTTATGCCCCTTGTGCGCTTGGTGCTACTGTGAATGATCAAACAATAGATCGATTAAAGTGTTCAGTGATTGCTGGAGCGGCAAACAACCAGCTGGAAGATGAGCAAAAGCACGGCAAGTTGTTATTGGACAGAGGTGTCGTGTATGCTCCCGACTTCCTGATCAATGCCGGCGGACTGATCAATGTTTATGCAGAGTACCTTGGTGGGTACAACAGGGAGGCGGCCTACCAGCAGGCTGAAAAGATCTATGACACTTGTCTGGCGATTCTCAGTAAGTCAGAGAAAGAAAGTATTCCTGCGCAGCAAGCGGCGATCGAGCTGGCTTGGAACAGGATTCAAAGCATTGGGAAAGTGAAGTCGTCTTATTGA
- the dnaK gene encoding molecular chaperone DnaK: MGKIIGIDLGTTNSCVAVMEGNEPVVIQNSEGRRTTPSIVAFLDNGNGERKVGDPAKRQAITNPANTISSVKRFMGKKFSEVSDEKKHASYKVEQGANDTVAVKIGDRSYTPQELSAMILQKMKSTAEDFLGQEVTEAVITVPAYFNDAERQATKEAGQVAGLDVKRIINEPTAAALAYGMDKKDQDMKIAVYDLGGGTFDISILELGDGVFEVKSTNGDVHLGGDDFDQVIINWLAEEFKSEENIDLKQDPMALQRLKEAAEKAKIELSSSSSTEINLPYITATQTGPKHLVRNLTKAKFEQLSEDLVKRSMEPCKKALSDAGLSASEIDEVILVGGSTRIPKIQEEVEKFFGKKPSKGVNPDEVVAIGAAIQGGVLTGEVKDVLLLDVTPLSLGIETMGGVSTKLIEANTTIPSKKSEVFSTAADNQPAVDIHVLQGERPLAKDNRSIGRFQLADIPPAQRGVPQIEVTFDIDANGILHVSAKDKGTGKEQKIKIEASSGLSDDEIERMKKEAEANAASDKEEKEKIEKLNQADSLIFQTEKQLKEFGDKLSDGNKTNINGALEKLKSAHQAQDLAAITPAIEELNKAWEAASTEMYNATQGAAGAEGAADAGAGASADAGAESGDGVSDVDYEEVNEEDKK; encoded by the coding sequence ATGGGAAAAATTATTGGTATAGACTTGGGAACCACTAACTCCTGCGTAGCCGTGATGGAGGGTAACGAGCCGGTGGTTATCCAAAACAGTGAGGGAAGAAGAACCACTCCTTCTATTGTGGCATTTTTGGACAATGGAAACGGAGAGAGAAAAGTGGGTGATCCAGCCAAAAGACAAGCTATCACCAACCCAGCCAATACCATTTCTTCTGTGAAGCGGTTCATGGGTAAAAAATTCTCTGAGGTTTCGGATGAGAAAAAACATGCGTCCTATAAGGTAGAGCAAGGTGCTAACGATACGGTAGCCGTAAAAATTGGTGACAGAAGTTATACTCCTCAGGAGCTTTCTGCGATGATCCTTCAGAAAATGAAGTCCACCGCAGAGGATTTCTTGGGCCAAGAAGTAACGGAAGCCGTGATTACTGTACCCGCTTATTTTAACGATGCAGAACGTCAGGCCACTAAGGAAGCTGGCCAAGTAGCTGGCTTGGATGTGAAACGTATCATTAACGAGCCTACCGCTGCGGCCTTGGCTTATGGTATGGATAAAAAAGACCAGGATATGAAGATCGCTGTGTATGACCTTGGTGGGGGTACATTCGATATTTCAATCCTTGAGCTGGGCGATGGCGTATTTGAGGTGAAGTCTACCAACGGTGATGTACACCTGGGCGGTGACGACTTTGACCAAGTGATCATCAACTGGCTGGCAGAGGAGTTCAAGAGCGAAGAGAATATCGATCTGAAGCAAGATCCGATGGCCCTTCAGCGTTTGAAAGAAGCTGCTGAGAAAGCTAAAATCGAACTTTCGAGTTCTTCTTCTACAGAGATTAACCTGCCTTATATCACTGCTACACAGACAGGGCCTAAGCACTTGGTGAGAAACCTTACCAAAGCGAAATTTGAGCAGCTGTCTGAGGATTTGGTGAAAAGATCCATGGAGCCTTGTAAGAAAGCATTGTCTGATGCCGGACTGTCAGCTTCTGAGATCGATGAGGTGATTTTGGTAGGTGGATCTACCCGTATTCCTAAAATTCAGGAAGAAGTAGAGAAGTTCTTTGGCAAGAAACCGTCCAAAGGCGTGAACCCTGACGAGGTGGTTGCGATTGGTGCAGCGATTCAAGGTGGTGTGTTGACCGGTGAGGTGAAAGACGTATTGTTGTTGGATGTGACGCCACTTTCCTTGGGTATTGAAACCATGGGCGGCGTGTCAACAAAACTGATCGAAGCAAACACCACGATCCCTTCCAAGAAGTCAGAAGTGTTCTCTACTGCTGCGGATAACCAGCCGGCCGTGGACATCCACGTGCTTCAGGGAGAGCGTCCATTGGCCAAGGACAACCGAAGCATCGGTAGGTTCCAGTTGGCGGACATCCCGCCGGCCCAGAGAGGAGTTCCTCAAATCGAGGTGACCTTTGATATTGATGCCAACGGTATCCTGCATGTGTCTGCTAAAGACAAAGGAACTGGCAAAGAACAGAAAATCAAGATCGAGGCTTCTTCCGGCCTTTCAGACGATGAAATCGAAAGAATGAAAAAAGAAGCTGAAGCCAATGCTGCTTCAGATAAAGAGGAGAAAGAGAAAATCGAGAAGCTTAACCAAGCGGATAGCCTGATCTTCCAGACGGAGAAGCAATTGAAGGAATTCGGTGACAAGTTGTCTGATGGCAATAAAACCAATATCAATGGTGCATTGGAGAAGCTGAAATCGGCTCACCAGGCCCAGGATCTGGCAGCCATCACTCCTGCTATCGAAGAGCTGAACAAAGCTTGGGAAGCAGCATCTACCGAGATGTACAATGCGACGCAAGGCGCTGCTGGTGCTGAAGGTGCCGCTGATGCAGGAGCTGGTGCATCAGCTGATGCTGGAGCCGAATCAGGTGACGGTGTCTCTGATGTAGACTACGAAGAAGTAAACGAAGAAGACAAGAAATAA
- a CDS encoding porin family protein gives MKKIWILVIVLVGLGTAAKAQEFSIGPKLGISQGNIKVDGDGYESGSEKLGYHVGAFVRMGGNSLYLQPEVLYVNTGGEIKETQGSEDKTYEASFNRFDVPIMVGFKIGEVFRVQGGPVASFLLNSKFKDNIAPDPEPEYKNATVGYQAGIGFDIANMIIDLKYEGSLSNQAESIAGFDTDQRQNQLIVSLGLRLF, from the coding sequence ATGAAAAAAATTTGGATATTGGTCATCGTCCTGGTAGGCTTGGGGACAGCTGCCAAAGCGCAGGAATTTAGTATAGGGCCTAAGTTGGGGATTTCCCAAGGGAATATTAAAGTAGATGGAGACGGGTATGAAAGTGGTAGCGAGAAATTGGGCTATCATGTAGGTGCTTTTGTGAGAATGGGCGGGAATTCGCTTTACCTTCAGCCAGAGGTGTTATACGTAAACACGGGAGGGGAAATCAAGGAAACCCAGGGATCAGAGGATAAGACTTATGAAGCATCTTTTAACCGCTTTGATGTGCCTATTATGGTAGGATTTAAAATTGGAGAGGTGTTCAGAGTCCAAGGTGGGCCAGTGGCCAGTTTCTTACTCAATTCAAAATTCAAAGATAATATCGCTCCGGATCCTGAACCAGAGTATAAAAATGCTACTGTGGGCTACCAGGCAGGGATAGGATTTGATATTGCCAATATGATCATTGACTTAAAATATGAGGGGTCGCTGAGTAATCAGGCAGAAAGTATTGCCGGGTTTGATACAGATCAGCGGCAAAATCAGCTTATCGTCTCCTTGGGGCTTCGGCTATTTTAA